The segment CAACCCGACAGCGTATTCCGCTCGGCGAACGCCATCTTGACTGCACCACCATCGTCGTATATCCGCTGAAAATCAACGAATCCGCTGCGAACGTTTGCAAGAATGGTGATAGGTTTGGAACACGGGTGTCACGTTTGGaaacatttagaaatattgcgcgaaaaaaaaaataaatgtacgaTTAGAGTAGGGCATtgatcatgtaatttttccctAGAAGCGGAAATGTgataagtaaaaatttcacatGTGAATTCGACGAATAGAATTGTTGATTCACataaaagttttcattttccacattttcactccaagagaaaaattacatgatcgaTGCCCAGGAATTTGAGGTGATTCATATTAGTCATGGatgataatcataaaaataaaaatctaaaatttgtttgataaaaatgagGAAAGGCATTTTTCGAAGGACTAATAAGAGATAACATTTTCAAACATGATTTCTGAATGTTCTATAACACGATTCATGACAGGATCATTTATTGTGAAATGATAGAATTGCTGTATATCGCAATGTTGTACATCACGAATAATGTATAtcacaaaattttctaatctttATCTATTGCCTTCAAtggttttttttaaaatcatgtttagaaatttttaataaaactattccatttttttcaatagctCAATTGCcaacagaaattaaatttacattatatttattcaatacttttactaaaattgtattgtaaaattgtgaagattttcaataaaattttgaaattttttatttgtgataatttaatagaatatttgtttttacattattaaaatttggtatcaTTTGAAACAagatatatgtacaatatatactacaaatatatttgtgtaaaaacttatatattaaagtgattacatatactaaaaataaccAAATATATAAGtgtaatcaaaaataaaattatatatcatgaTAGAATGagatcttataaaaatttagagtTATAGgctgtatttttaatactatGTGCTAAATGCAActacataaaattacaacTGATCttatatcgttttttaaaGATCAAGATCATCTTTTACTGAAATAGTATACTGTGTACATCAAATACAAACACAGTTTTGTAAGCGAATAGTCACATTTAGCAATATGTTTAAGAATCTGTACAAGTACTGAcaaaatagtttatatttataaaattaaaaaatatgaataataatcttaaaaaagtATTGAGAACTTCTTCACATATAAATGTAGAAATcttatataaatgcaataattgataaaatctttaattggCACTCTCACAAGCATCAATCCAGTCATTGTACACATCTAAAGGTTCTGATAGTAAATTTATCGTAGTCTGAAAATCTTCCAAGCACACTCTGCAGGTTATCCTGGCAGTACTCCTTGACTTGTCCCTGATATCATACAGACAATAGTTACAAGAAAAATCAAcacagatatttaattaacaaatattactttatttcaattctttaGGTTAAAAGATTAACCTGCTTTAACAATTTGGTTAATAaagttcaaataattaaactaaaaagtTAAcacaaatcaataaataacaatCGACGTTACTTTGTTATcaagataacaaaaaattttgatttagcTTATCGCGTTAAtgctatataataaaacattcaaatgctataaaaataattttatcaacttttGCAG is part of the Linepithema humile isolate Giens D197 chromosome 3, Lhum_UNIL_v1.0, whole genome shotgun sequence genome and harbors:
- the LOC105676677 gene encoding transcription elongation factor 1 homolog, giving the protein MGRRKSKRKPPSKKKAIQPLDTQFNCPFCNHEKSCEVKMDKSRSTARITCRVCLEDFQTTINLLSEPLDVYNDWIDACESAN